A stretch of the Actinotalea sp. JY-7876 genome encodes the following:
- a CDS encoding cation-translocating P-type ATPase, protein MTTPLEQTATPIATVDLAVEGMTCASCVARVEKKINRVEGATATVNLATETAHVELTDDVDSATLVKAVESAGYTARVLRRSAPARQAPGGGLGPHDGHNPPSHDGAGHGVEHALSGHAMGEGHAMGEDADMSAPTPDRGADLRRRLVVAALLTTPVVLLSMVPSLQFPAWQWVVTALALPVVTWAAWPFHRAAARAARHGASTMDTLVSLGVIAATGWSLWAVTLGGAGEIGMHMEPTFPPRASAGHAGTPELYFEVAAVVTTFLLAGRYAEHRSRRRAGDALRTLLSMGVADVELVRRGDDATSRRIPVADLRVGDVFAVRPGEKVATDGVVVSGTSAVDASLLTGEPVPVDVGPGDPVTGATVNAEGYLEVRATRVGEETVLAQIGRLVTQAQTGKARVQRLADRISAVFVPVVIVIAIGVLAAWLLSGAGAQAAFTAAVAVLIIACPCALGLATPTALLVGTGRGAQLGVLIKGPEILEQTRRVDTVVLDKTGTVTAGRMELVDVVTDEDPGEVLRVAGAVESRSEHPVARAIAAAAAVPAADDARGADGVVIGSDEVTEFANVPGRGVVGVVRTAHSGLDLARRVLVGRPGWLRENGVDTSGLDERFTAAETGGATAVMAAWNGVARGVLVLRDPVKPTSARAIAELRDLGLRPVLLTGDNAGAARTVAAEVGIDEVVAEVLPADKVEVVRRLQAEGRVVAMVGDGVNDAAALAQADLGLAMGTGTDVAIQAADITLVRGDLRAAGDAVRLSRRTLRIIKQNLFWAFAYNVAAIPLAALGLLNPMIAGATMAFSSVLVVTNSLRLRRAP, encoded by the coding sequence ATGACCACCCCGCTCGAGCAGACGGCGACACCCATCGCCACGGTCGACCTCGCGGTCGAGGGGATGACGTGCGCGTCCTGCGTGGCCCGCGTCGAGAAGAAGATCAACCGGGTCGAGGGCGCGACGGCGACCGTCAACCTCGCCACGGAGACCGCCCACGTCGAGCTCACCGACGACGTCGACAGCGCGACCCTGGTCAAGGCCGTCGAGAGCGCGGGCTACACGGCCCGCGTACTGCGCCGCAGCGCCCCCGCCCGCCAGGCCCCGGGCGGAGGGTTGGGACCACATGACGGTCACAACCCTCCGTCGCACGACGGGGCTGGGCACGGGGTCGAGCACGCGCTGTCGGGCCACGCCATGGGCGAGGGCCACGCGATGGGCGAGGACGCCGACATGTCCGCGCCGACGCCGGACCGAGGCGCCGACCTGCGACGGCGGCTCGTCGTGGCCGCCCTGCTCACGACGCCGGTCGTGCTGCTGTCGATGGTGCCCTCCCTGCAGTTCCCCGCCTGGCAGTGGGTCGTCACAGCCCTCGCCCTGCCGGTGGTGACGTGGGCGGCCTGGCCGTTCCACCGCGCCGCCGCGCGGGCCGCCCGCCACGGCGCGTCCACGATGGACACGCTCGTGTCCCTCGGGGTGATCGCCGCGACCGGGTGGTCGCTGTGGGCCGTGACGCTGGGCGGCGCGGGCGAGATCGGCATGCACATGGAGCCGACGTTCCCGCCGCGCGCGTCCGCCGGGCACGCCGGCACCCCCGAGCTGTACTTCGAGGTCGCCGCGGTGGTGACGACCTTCCTGCTCGCCGGGCGCTACGCCGAGCACCGCTCGCGCCGCCGCGCCGGTGACGCGCTGCGCACCCTGCTCTCCATGGGCGTCGCGGACGTCGAGCTCGTGCGCCGTGGCGACGACGCGACCTCCCGCCGCATCCCCGTCGCCGACCTGCGCGTGGGGGACGTCTTCGCGGTCCGCCCGGGCGAGAAGGTCGCCACCGACGGCGTCGTGGTGAGCGGGACCAGCGCCGTGGACGCGTCGCTCCTCACGGGCGAGCCCGTCCCCGTCGACGTCGGCCCCGGGGACCCGGTGACCGGCGCGACCGTCAACGCCGAGGGCTACCTCGAGGTCCGAGCGACGCGCGTGGGCGAGGAGACGGTGCTCGCCCAGATCGGACGGCTCGTCACGCAGGCGCAGACCGGCAAGGCGCGCGTGCAGCGCCTCGCCGACCGCATCTCGGCGGTCTTCGTGCCCGTCGTGATCGTCATCGCGATCGGCGTGCTCGCCGCCTGGCTGCTGTCGGGCGCCGGAGCGCAAGCCGCCTTCACCGCCGCGGTCGCGGTCCTGATCATCGCGTGCCCGTGCGCCCTGGGCCTCGCGACGCCGACCGCGCTGCTCGTCGGCACCGGCCGCGGCGCCCAGCTCGGCGTGCTCATCAAGGGCCCGGAGATCCTCGAGCAGACCCGTCGCGTCGACACCGTCGTGCTCGACAAGACGGGCACGGTGACGGCGGGCCGGATGGAGCTGGTCGACGTGGTCACGGACGAGGACCCGGGCGAGGTGCTGCGGGTCGCCGGCGCCGTCGAGTCCCGCTCGGAGCACCCGGTCGCCCGCGCGATCGCGGCCGCCGCAGCGGTGCCCGCGGCGGACGACGCCCGCGGCGCGGACGGCGTGGTCATCGGCTCCGACGAGGTGACCGAGTTCGCCAACGTCCCCGGACGCGGTGTCGTCGGCGTCGTGCGCACGGCCCACAGCGGGCTCGACCTGGCGCGGCGCGTCCTCGTCGGCCGACCCGGGTGGCTGCGCGAGAACGGCGTCGACACGAGCGGCCTCGACGAGCGCTTCACGGCCGCCGAGACGGGCGGCGCCACGGCCGTCATGGCGGCGTGGAACGGCGTCGCGCGCGGCGTGCTGGTGCTGCGCGACCCGGTGAAGCCGACGTCGGCCCGGGCGATCGCCGAGCTGCGCGACCTGGGCCTGCGGCCCGTGCTCCTCACCGGCGACAACGCGGGCGCGGCGCGGACCGTCGCGGCCGAGGTGGGCATCGACGAGGTCGTCGCCGAGGTCCTGCCGGCGGACAAGGTCGAGGTCGTCCGCCGGCTGCAGGCCGAGGGCCGCGTCGTCGCGATGGTCGGCGACGGCGTCAACGACGCCGCGGCCCTCGCGCAGGCCGACCTGGGCCTGGCGATGGGCACGGGCACCGACGTCGCGATCCAGGCCGCCGACATCACGCTCGTGCGCGGTGACCTGCGCGCCGCCGGCGACGCCGTACGCCTGTCCCGGCGGACCCTGCGGATCATCAAGCAGAACCTGTTCTGGGCCTTCGCCTACAACGTCGCGGCCATCCCGCTGGCGGCGCTGGGCCTGCTCAACCCGATGATCGCGGGCGCGACGATGGCCTTCAGCTCCGTGCTGGTGGTGACCAACTCGCTGCGCCTGCGCCGGGCGCCGTGA
- a CDS encoding ABC transporter permease codes for MSTPLATTLRLAGLHTRYQVLETLRIPVAVIGNMLFPALAMFFFVVPQEAIASNPVAATAAVGQLAMFAVMSTCLFTFGAGAAEDRAQPFDPYVRTLPAGPAPRMLGRMLTGGFFALLGLVPLVLIAWLFTEASVTPGRFALAVLVIVGVALPFLGLGLGIGYSTSAKAALAVVQVVLFPIAFAGGLFMPPEIFPGWLDSISQALPSRAGRDLLVQTLTGAEAYPAALPVLVGWGVLFTAFALWAYRRDEGRRFR; via the coding sequence ATGAGCACGCCGCTGGCCACGACCCTGCGCCTGGCGGGTCTGCACACGCGCTACCAGGTGCTCGAGACGCTGCGGATCCCGGTCGCCGTCATCGGCAACATGCTGTTCCCCGCGCTCGCGATGTTCTTCTTCGTCGTGCCGCAGGAGGCCATCGCGAGCAACCCCGTGGCCGCGACCGCGGCCGTCGGGCAGCTCGCGATGTTCGCCGTGATGTCGACGTGCCTGTTCACGTTCGGCGCGGGCGCCGCGGAGGACCGCGCGCAGCCCTTCGACCCGTACGTGCGGACCCTGCCGGCCGGCCCCGCGCCGCGCATGCTCGGCCGGATGCTCACCGGCGGGTTCTTCGCGCTCCTGGGCCTGGTGCCGCTCGTCCTCATCGCGTGGCTCTTCACCGAGGCCAGCGTCACACCGGGGCGCTTCGCCCTCGCGGTGCTCGTCATCGTCGGCGTGGCGCTGCCGTTCCTCGGCCTGGGCCTGGGCATCGGCTACTCGACGAGCGCGAAGGCCGCGCTCGCCGTCGTCCAGGTCGTGCTGTTCCCGATCGCCTTCGCCGGCGGGCTCTTCATGCCGCCAGAGATCTTCCCCGGCTGGCTGGACTCGATCTCCCAGGCCCTGCCGAGCCGCGCGGGCCGCGACCTGCTGGTGCAGACCCTCACGGGTGCCGAGGCGTACCCCGCCGCGCTGCCGGTGCTCGTGGGCTGGGGCGTGCTGTTCACGGCCTTCGCGCTGTGGGCGTACCGCCGCGACGAGGGCCGCCGCTTCCGCTGA
- a CDS encoding ABC transporter ATP-binding protein, with product MTTDRRGAPGHAAPAPAHAAPGEPVPPVEVRGVTRRFASTVALDDVSVTVRAGELVGLLGPNGAGKTTLLSLVTGLRRPDAGTVRLFGGDPRDPANRVGLGTTPQETGLPPTLTVGEVTDFVAGHYPDPMPRGEVLERFGLTDLVRRQTGGLSGGQKRRLAVALALVGRPRLVLLDEPTTGLDVEARHLLWQALRDYHADGATVVVTSHYLEEIEALAQRVVVIGQGRVLVDDTLAAVLDRVSLRRVTVSLPGADEAAVRALPGVHDVVRDGDRFEVLAADADALVRALARLPFHGLEVRGASLEEAFLALTAAGPAAPTTIPEVLA from the coding sequence ATGACCACCGACCGCCGCGGCGCCCCCGGGCACGCCGCACCTGCACCCGCGCACGCCGCACCCGGCGAGCCCGTGCCCCCCGTCGAGGTCCGCGGCGTCACCCGGCGGTTCGCCAGCACCGTCGCGCTCGACGACGTGTCCGTCACCGTGCGCGCCGGCGAGCTCGTGGGCCTGCTCGGGCCCAACGGCGCCGGCAAGACCACGCTGCTCAGCCTCGTCACCGGTCTGCGCCGCCCGGACGCGGGGACCGTGCGGCTCTTCGGGGGCGACCCGCGCGACCCGGCGAACCGCGTCGGCCTCGGCACCACACCGCAGGAGACGGGCCTGCCGCCGACGCTCACGGTCGGCGAGGTCACCGACTTCGTCGCGGGCCACTACCCCGACCCGATGCCGCGCGGCGAGGTGCTCGAGCGCTTCGGCCTCACCGACCTCGTGCGCCGGCAGACCGGCGGCCTCTCCGGCGGCCAGAAGCGCCGCCTCGCCGTCGCCCTCGCGCTGGTCGGGCGCCCGCGCCTGGTGCTGCTCGACGAGCCCACCACCGGGCTCGACGTCGAGGCCCGACACCTGCTGTGGCAGGCCCTGCGCGACTACCACGCGGACGGCGCGACGGTCGTGGTGACGAGCCACTACCTCGAGGAGATCGAGGCCCTGGCCCAGCGCGTCGTCGTCATCGGGCAGGGCCGCGTGCTCGTCGACGACACGCTCGCGGCGGTGCTCGACCGCGTGTCCCTGCGCCGGGTCACCGTGAGCCTGCCGGGCGCCGACGAGGCGGCGGTGCGGGCGCTCCCCGGGGTGCACGACGTCGTGCGCGACGGCGACCGCTTCGAGGTGCTCGCCGCCGACGCGGACGCGCTCGTCCGCGCCCTCGCCCGCCTGCCGTTCCACGGGCTCGAGGTGCGCGGGGCCTCGCTCGAGGAGGCGTTCCTCGCGCTCACCGCCGCCGGCCCGGCTGCGCCCACCACCATCCCGGAGGTCCTCGCATGA
- a CDS encoding transcriptional regulator: protein MTPDLDPVIHSQARLRIMTTLTALPPGDRLTFPRLQGLLDITAGNLSTHLRRLEDAGYVTVTKGHQGRVPSTQVEATAAGRRAFDEYVAGLQALLTPPAAAAGTPTTTEDR, encoded by the coding sequence ATGACGCCGGACCTCGACCCCGTCATCCACAGCCAGGCCCGGCTGCGGATCATGACGACCCTGACGGCGCTGCCGCCGGGCGACCGCCTCACCTTCCCGCGCCTGCAGGGCCTGCTCGACATCACGGCCGGCAACCTCTCGACGCACCTGCGGCGGCTCGAGGACGCCGGTTACGTGACCGTCACCAAGGGCCACCAGGGGCGCGTCCCCTCGACCCAGGTCGAGGCGACCGCCGCGGGCCGGCGCGCGTTCGACGAGTACGTCGCCGGGCTCCAGGCCCTGCTCACCCCGCCGGCCGCGGCCGCCGGCACGCCCACGACCACGGAGGACCGATGA
- a CDS encoding CPBP family intramembrane glutamic endopeptidase, whose product MPTPAASGDGSGARTQGPDAEPSRRRLTAEIWIVLGLSLGQSGVYALLRLWDRYTREVPLAQQSTTLNATQSDRPWLDLAYQLANIAFALVPVALALYLLSASGRGVLHRIGLDRSRPWRDLGVGLGLAAVVGLPGLGLYLVSRALGLTVQINASGLEPHWWAVPVLVLSALQNALLEEVVAVAYLIERLRALRWSVPAMIVASSLLRGSYHLYQGPGMAAGNVVMGVLFAAYYLRTRRVMPLVVAHTALDVVSFVGFAVLPDEWLEALGVS is encoded by the coding sequence ATGCCCACGCCCGCCGCGTCCGGAGACGGCAGCGGCGCGCGCACCCAGGGCCCGGACGCCGAGCCGTCGCGCCGGCGGCTCACCGCCGAGATCTGGATCGTCCTCGGCCTCTCGCTCGGCCAGTCCGGCGTCTACGCGCTGCTGCGGCTGTGGGACCGGTACACGCGCGAGGTGCCCCTCGCGCAGCAGTCGACGACGCTGAACGCGACGCAGTCCGACCGACCCTGGCTGGACCTCGCGTACCAGCTCGCGAACATCGCGTTCGCCCTCGTGCCGGTCGCGCTCGCGCTGTACCTCCTCTCCGCCTCCGGTCGCGGGGTGCTGCACCGGATCGGCCTGGACCGCTCCCGGCCGTGGCGGGACCTGGGCGTGGGCCTCGGCCTGGCGGCCGTCGTCGGCCTGCCCGGGCTGGGGCTGTACCTGGTGAGCCGCGCGCTGGGGCTGACGGTCCAGATCAACGCCTCGGGCCTCGAACCGCACTGGTGGGCCGTGCCGGTGCTGGTGCTCTCGGCGCTCCAGAACGCCCTGCTCGAGGAGGTCGTCGCGGTCGCGTACCTGATCGAGCGCCTGCGGGCGCTGCGCTGGAGCGTGCCGGCGATGATCGTCGCGAGCTCGCTGCTGCGCGGCAGCTACCACCTGTACCAGGGGCCGGGCATGGCCGCGGGCAACGTCGTCATGGGCGTCCTCTTCGCCGCCTACTACCTGCGGACCCGCCGCGTGATGCCGCTGGTCGTCGCACACACCGCGCTCGACGTCGTCTCGTTCGTCGGCTTCGCCGTGCTGCCCGACGAGTGGCTCGAGGCCCTCGGCGTCAGCTGA
- a CDS encoding lysylphosphatidylglycerol synthase transmembrane domain-containing protein, whose protein sequence is MSSAPPEGLTAPGGGGTPRATRPQRVGGRLGRAPDAGAGAGVEILDAPAARVHHPADLVGVVLCALGIALVVVIAVYARGTTSGVTEDVQDFESLVQRILVVPVAVLEGLVTTLVPLAVLAELIWRRLVRYSIEAIVAAVLAALAALGAAWLITTFGLPELRSSFSVWSGGERSVVIPGTLSGVAALLTVAGARGRRKTVGWSWNFLWLGLGVALISGVLTLPAALMTVLVGRIVGLGVRYLSGVQSERAYGDALVAGIRRAGFEPARLVRVQDVTTEDRHEVGIDTAADPDADLAALAIARHGDNRVYAMTTTDGERLDVVVLDGDRQVVGILVRFWRSLRLRGLDGRTVVSLRQAAERAALLAYAAWSAGVRTPRLLALAESEDSMLLVQQHAFGAVPVRDLPSEALTDGVLDAVWDQLRTAHQAGLAHRALTSDVVLVDVEPPFVPGSPPAPDGTPAPVDTSGPVVLLTGWESGDVASSDLAQRLDIAQMLAVLALRVGAQRAVASAARVLTDEDLASIGPLLQIIAMPRTTREEAHARKGVFAEVREALLAQLPEADVEPQRLIRFGARTVLMLALGITAAVLIITRLNFAEISRALTSAEPWWAAVSFGLGMVTFVGSAMALVAFSPVKLPMWRATLVQVAGSFVALVAPAGVGPAALNLRMLTRRGVTNTLAVASVGLVQVSQFITTLLLLLVLSLASGRPMELPSRTVVVYAVIVVVALGASMLVPALRRWVASKTLPLWRQTWPRLVQLIGQPKRFAVAIIGNLIMTVGYLGAFQASLAAFGEALPLIDLALIYLIGNTAGALVPTPGGLGAIESALTIGLINGGVPGAIAASVVVLFRALTYWARIPFGWLAMRTLQRTGEL, encoded by the coding sequence ATGTCGAGTGCGCCACCCGAGGGCCTGACGGCCCCCGGTGGAGGGGGGACGCCGCGCGCCACCCGGCCCCAGCGGGTCGGTGGCCGCCTCGGGCGCGCCCCGGACGCGGGCGCCGGAGCGGGCGTCGAGATCCTCGACGCGCCCGCCGCACGCGTCCACCACCCCGCCGACCTGGTCGGCGTCGTGCTGTGCGCGCTCGGCATCGCGCTCGTCGTCGTCATCGCGGTCTACGCCCGCGGCACCACCAGCGGCGTGACCGAGGACGTGCAGGACTTCGAGTCGCTCGTGCAGCGGATCCTCGTCGTCCCCGTCGCCGTCCTCGAGGGTCTCGTCACCACGCTCGTGCCCCTCGCCGTGCTGGCCGAGCTCATCTGGCGGCGCCTGGTCCGCTACTCGATCGAGGCAATCGTCGCCGCCGTGCTCGCGGCGCTCGCGGCGCTGGGCGCCGCCTGGCTCATCACCACCTTCGGGCTGCCCGAGCTGCGGTCCAGCTTCAGCGTGTGGTCCGGCGGCGAGCGCTCGGTGGTCATCCCCGGGACGCTGTCCGGCGTGGCCGCGCTGCTCACGGTCGCGGGCGCCCGCGGGCGGCGCAAGACGGTCGGCTGGTCGTGGAACTTCCTGTGGCTCGGGCTCGGCGTCGCGCTGATCAGCGGCGTGCTCACGCTGCCCGCGGCGCTCATGACGGTGCTGGTGGGCCGGATCGTGGGGCTGGGCGTGCGGTACCTGTCCGGCGTGCAGAGCGAGCGCGCGTACGGCGACGCGCTGGTCGCGGGCATCCGTCGCGCCGGCTTCGAGCCCGCCCGACTCGTGCGCGTGCAGGACGTCACCACCGAGGACCGGCACGAGGTCGGCATCGACACCGCCGCCGACCCCGACGCCGACCTCGCCGCCCTCGCGATCGCACGCCACGGCGACAACCGCGTCTACGCGATGACGACGACGGACGGCGAGCGGCTCGACGTCGTCGTGCTCGACGGCGACCGGCAGGTCGTCGGCATCCTCGTGCGCTTCTGGCGCTCGCTGCGGCTGCGCGGGCTGGACGGACGCACCGTGGTCTCGCTGCGTCAGGCCGCCGAGCGCGCGGCGCTGCTCGCGTACGCCGCGTGGTCCGCGGGCGTGCGGACGCCGCGCCTGCTCGCGCTCGCCGAGTCCGAGGACTCGATGCTGCTGGTGCAGCAGCACGCCTTCGGCGCGGTCCCCGTGCGCGACCTGCCCTCCGAGGCCCTGACCGACGGCGTGCTCGACGCCGTCTGGGACCAGCTGCGCACGGCCCACCAGGCGGGCCTCGCGCACCGCGCGCTGACGTCCGACGTCGTGCTGGTCGACGTCGAGCCGCCGTTCGTGCCGGGGTCGCCGCCCGCCCCGGATGGCACGCCGGCGCCGGTCGACACCAGCGGCCCCGTCGTCCTGCTCACCGGCTGGGAGTCGGGCGACGTCGCCTCCTCCGACCTGGCGCAGCGGCTCGACATCGCCCAGATGCTCGCCGTGCTGGCGCTGCGGGTCGGCGCGCAGCGCGCCGTCGCGTCGGCCGCGCGCGTGCTCACGGACGAGGACCTGGCGAGCATCGGGCCGCTGCTGCAGATCATCGCGATGCCCCGCACCACGCGGGAGGAGGCGCACGCTCGCAAGGGCGTGTTCGCCGAGGTGCGCGAGGCGCTGCTCGCGCAGCTGCCCGAGGCCGACGTCGAGCCGCAGCGGCTCATCCGGTTCGGTGCACGCACTGTGCTCATGCTCGCGCTCGGCATCACCGCCGCGGTCCTCATCATCACGCGCCTCAACTTCGCCGAGATCTCGCGGGCGCTGACGAGCGCCGAGCCGTGGTGGGCGGCGGTCTCCTTCGGCCTGGGCATGGTGACGTTCGTCGGGTCCGCGATGGCCCTGGTCGCGTTCTCGCCGGTGAAGCTGCCCATGTGGCGTGCCACGCTCGTCCAGGTCGCGGGCTCGTTCGTGGCGCTCGTGGCCCCGGCCGGTGTCGGTCCGGCCGCCCTGAACCTGCGCATGCTCACGCGGCGCGGGGTGACCAACACGCTCGCCGTCGCCTCCGTCGGGCTGGTGCAGGTGTCGCAGTTCATCACCACGCTGCTGCTCCTGCTGGTGCTCTCGCTGGCGAGCGGGCGGCCGATGGAGCTGCCCTCGCGGACCGTCGTGGTCTACGCCGTGATCGTCGTGGTCGCGCTGGGCGCCTCGATGCTCGTGCCGGCGCTGCGGCGGTGGGTCGCGTCCAAGACGCTCCCGCTGTGGCGCCAGACGTGGCCGCGCCTCGTCCAGCTCATCGGCCAGCCCAAGCGGTTCGCCGTCGCGATCATCGGCAACCTGATCATGACCGTCGGGTACCTGGGCGCCTTCCAGGCCAGCCTGGCGGCCTTCGGCGAGGCGCTCCCGCTCATCGACCTCGCGCTGATCTACCTCATCGGCAACACGGCCGGTGCGCTCGTGCCGACGCCCGGCGGTCTCGGCGCGATCGAGTCCGCGCTGACCATCGGCCTCATCAACGGCGGCGTCCCGGGCGCGATCGCGGCGTCGGTCGTCGTGCTGTTCCGCGCGCTGACCTACTGGGCCCGGATCCCCTTCGGGTGGCTGGCGATGCGCACGCTCCAGCGCACCGGCGAGCTCTGA
- a CDS encoding multidrug efflux SMR transporter — protein sequence MHWVVLVVSGVFEAVWATALGRSEGFTRTGPTIVFLVALVLSMGGLAWAMTALPVGTSYAIWVATGAGLTVAYAMITGEEPTSVLRVLLILGLIGCVVGLKLTSGPAPE from the coding sequence GTGCACTGGGTCGTCCTCGTCGTGTCCGGGGTGTTCGAGGCGGTCTGGGCCACGGCCCTCGGGCGGTCGGAGGGCTTCACCCGGACGGGGCCGACGATCGTCTTCCTCGTCGCCCTGGTGCTGAGCATGGGCGGCCTCGCGTGGGCCATGACGGCGCTGCCCGTGGGGACGTCGTACGCGATCTGGGTCGCGACCGGAGCGGGCCTGACCGTCGCCTACGCCATGATCACGGGCGAGGAGCCGACGTCGGTCCTGCGCGTCCTGCTCATCCTCGGGCTCATCGGCTGCGTCGTGGGCCTCAAGCTGACGAGCGGCCCCGCCCCGGAGTGA
- a CDS encoding ABC transporter ATP-binding protein: MTELVNASRLEVGWTDHPVCAPVDLRLAGGEVLALVGPNGTGKSTVLRAVLGLLEPLAGELRVLGEEVDERRAEFRAAVAAVLDDDAWFPGLTVREHLLLTAAGHGVTSTTTAVDAVLDVFGIGDVQDAIPTALSSGQRRRLLLAAAFVRPRRLLVLDEPEARLDTSMRRRLADLLAAEAASGTGVLLATHDPVLLTSLGADAVLIGDERCRRVPADEAVAVMAEL; this comes from the coding sequence GTGACCGAGCTCGTGAACGCCTCCCGCCTCGAGGTCGGCTGGACGGACCATCCCGTCTGCGCTCCCGTCGACCTGCGCCTGGCAGGCGGTGAGGTGCTGGCGCTCGTCGGGCCCAACGGGACGGGCAAGTCCACGGTGCTGCGCGCGGTGCTCGGCCTGCTCGAGCCGCTCGCCGGCGAGCTGCGTGTGCTGGGCGAGGAGGTCGACGAGCGGCGCGCGGAGTTCCGGGCCGCCGTCGCCGCGGTCCTGGACGACGACGCCTGGTTCCCCGGTCTCACGGTGCGCGAGCACCTCCTGCTCACGGCGGCCGGTCACGGCGTGACCAGCACGACGACCGCCGTGGACGCGGTGCTCGACGTGTTCGGCATCGGGGACGTCCAGGACGCGATCCCGACCGCGCTGTCCTCGGGGCAGCGTCGCCGCCTCCTGCTCGCCGCGGCCTTCGTCCGGCCGCGGCGGCTGCTCGTGCTCGACGAACCGGAGGCGCGGCTGGACACCTCGATGCGGCGTCGCCTGGCGGACCTCCTGGCCGCCGAGGCCGCGAGCGGCACCGGCGTGCTGCTCGCCACGCACGACCCCGTCCTGCTGACGTCGCTGGGGGCCGACGCCGTGCTGATCGGTGACGAGCGGTGCCGACGGGTCCCGGCGGACGAGGCGGTCGCGGTCATGGCGGAGCTGTGA
- a CDS encoding DUF6297 family protein — MSVLPPLVRGEVPPGTRIRRLTEQIEGARTGRGLGGVVADLWYAVTVTAALAAVAYGTAEVVREVAVRRTPEGLAIGEAGVVLVVLAVAGGMLALGARLGPVALGGGAAGWWLPMPVDRRGLLRPSVLRWPALGLAVGAVAAPLAALCFGMPGTLGAVLGWAGLGGGVTALVAAGAALVQQAPRAARTRARTGAGPAVGAGAGPGGREHLRREQALAATGDALVAVAVAGIAVLLATGGWEGWHLHRGGWVAAPLLLAAGALTLLADRGSERLDGAGLRRLGALGERAQVAVLALDMRELGRALTAVDTRDRRRPWRLRARGPMSAVAVADLTLLLRTPRALVQVVLLALIAVVTARSALVGPGIVLYPVLVLTGFWAANAAAQGARHAELVPALDRTLPLSARWARVAHGVAPLTAAAVWSAAAVATVPGLGPVAPAWALVLAAAAVRAAYRPPPKYRMPAVSTPMGGVPPTTGMTQGVDVVLVGTLPTALALYVGVTTPILVAVQWGVALALVAALVAASGRRPKP, encoded by the coding sequence GTGAGCGTGCTGCCGCCGCTCGTCCGGGGCGAGGTGCCGCCCGGCACCAGGATCCGGCGGCTCACGGAGCAGATCGAGGGCGCACGGACGGGCCGCGGGCTCGGCGGGGTGGTCGCCGACCTCTGGTACGCCGTCACCGTCACGGCGGCGCTCGCGGCGGTGGCGTACGGGACGGCGGAGGTCGTGCGCGAGGTCGCGGTGCGGCGCACACCCGAAGGGCTCGCGATCGGCGAGGCGGGTGTGGTGCTCGTCGTCCTCGCGGTCGCGGGCGGGATGCTCGCCCTCGGGGCACGGCTCGGTCCCGTCGCACTCGGCGGCGGGGCCGCCGGGTGGTGGCTGCCGATGCCCGTGGACCGGCGTGGTCTGCTGCGGCCCTCCGTGCTGCGGTGGCCGGCGCTCGGGCTCGCCGTCGGCGCCGTCGCGGCACCCCTGGCCGCCCTCTGCTTCGGGATGCCCGGCACGCTCGGCGCGGTGCTCGGGTGGGCCGGACTGGGCGGCGGCGTCACCGCGCTGGTGGCGGCCGGCGCGGCGCTGGTGCAGCAGGCGCCCCGGGCCGCCCGCACGCGCGCCCGCACGGGAGCCGGCCCGGCAGTCGGCGCCGGAGCCGGCCCCGGCGGCCGCGAGCACCTGCGCCGCGAGCAGGCCCTGGCCGCGACCGGCGACGCGCTCGTGGCGGTCGCGGTCGCGGGCATCGCCGTCCTGCTCGCGACCGGCGGCTGGGAGGGCTGGCACCTGCACCGCGGCGGATGGGTCGCGGCGCCGCTCCTCCTCGCCGCCGGCGCGCTCACGCTGCTCGCCGACCGCGGGTCCGAGCGGCTCGACGGCGCCGGGCTGCGCCGCCTCGGTGCGCTCGGCGAGCGCGCGCAGGTCGCGGTCCTCGCGCTCGACATGCGCGAGCTCGGTCGCGCCCTGACCGCCGTGGACACGCGGGACCGGCGGCGGCCCTGGCGGCTGCGCGCGCGCGGCCCCATGTCGGCGGTCGCCGTCGCCGACCTCACGCTGCTGCTGCGCACGCCGCGCGCGCTGGTGCAGGTCGTGCTGCTGGCGCTGATCGCCGTCGTGACGGCGCGCTCGGCGCTCGTAGGGCCGGGGATCGTGCTCTACCCGGTGCTGGTGCTGACGGGGTTCTGGGCCGCCAACGCGGCGGCCCAGGGCGCCCGCCACGCGGAGCTCGTCCCCGCGCTGGACCGCACGCTGCCGCTCTCGGCGCGCTGGGCGCGGGTCGCCCACGGCGTCGCACCCCTGACGGCGGCGGCCGTGTGGTCGGCGGCCGCCGTGGCGACGGTGCCGGGCCTGGGCCCCGTGGCGCCCGCGTGGGCGCTGGTGCTCGCGGCGGCTGCGGTGCGGGCCGCCTACCGTCCGCCGCCCAAGTACCGCATGCCCGCGGTCAGCACCCCGATGGGCGGCGTGCCGCCCACGACCGGGATGACGCAGGGCGTCGACGTCGTGCTCGTCGGCACCCTGCCGACGGCGCTGGCGCTCTACGTCGGCGTCACGACGCCGATCCTGGTCGCGGTGCAGTGGGGCGTGGCGCTCGCGCTCGTCGCGGCGCTGGTCGCCGCCTCGGGCCGCCGCCCCAAGCCCTGA